From Triticum aestivum cultivar Chinese Spring chromosome 4A, IWGSC CS RefSeq v2.1, whole genome shotgun sequence, a single genomic window includes:
- the LOC123087700 gene encoding uncharacterized protein, producing MVFLGWLKWRTKEQLQTDKKVTSVFVLNLRRGPPDGLKDRVPCPSRMSALEVSILKYAEQPDKSVVRPELGLSFDSLGEAYDFYNLYSWELGFGIRYGKSRLNAERTKGMQEIVCGCSGKPETGNSQSCICEFPALIRLLRASNNSWYITEHRASHNHSMSLTMGEKVHWPSHKHIDIYTKHLIKQLRENNVNLGKVYSIVGSFFGSVKKVPFTKRTLRSICGKISREQAEDDVQKTLEAFADIQANTIAKLILNFFERVAGIRWEVLSLNRQVVAQPEGRGMMRSWD from the exons ATGGTGTTTCTGGGCTGGCTCAAATGGAGGACGAAGGAGCAGCTACAGACCGACAAGAAGGTGACCAGCGTTTTCGTGCTGAATCTCCGACGAGGTCCCCCGGATGGACTAAAAG ACCGAGTGCCATGCCCATCGAGGATGAGCGCTCTCGAGGTTTCAATCCTCAAATATGCAGAGCAGCCTGACAAGAGCGTTGTTAGACCTGAGCTAGGACTCAGTTTTGATTCGTTGGGCGAGGCATATGATTTCTATAACCTATATTCTTGGGAATTAGGTTTTGGCATAAGATATGGAAAAAGCAGACTCAACGCCGAGAGGACAAAAGGCATGCAGGAAATAGTTTGTGGTTGCTCG GGGAAACCGGAAACCGGAAACAGTCAGTCCTGCATATGTGAGTTCCCAGCTCTGATCAGGCTTCTGCGTGCATCTAACAACAGCTGGTACATAACAGAGCATCGAGCGAGTCACAACCATTCCATGTCGCTGACAATGGGAGAGAAAGTGCACTGGCCTTCTCATAAACACATAGATATATACACTAAGCATTTGATAAAGCAACTGAGGGAAAACAATGTTAACCTTGGGAAGGTATACAGCATAGTTGGGAGCTTCTTTGGTTCGGTCAAGAAGGTCCCTTTCACGAAGAGGACGCTCAGGAGTATTTGTGGGAAGATTAGCCGTGAACAGGCTGAAGACGATGTCCAAAAGACACTTGAGGCGTTCGCTGACATCCAGGCCAATACCATTGCCAAActgattttgaatttttttgaacggGTCGCCGGCATCCGATGGGAGGTTCTCTCGCTGAATCGGCAAGTAGTGGCACAACCAGAGGGGCGGGGCATGATGCGTTCGTGGGATTGA
- the LOC123087702 gene encoding uncharacterized protein isoform X2 — protein MESPVAKKATPEEEDRLSVLMDDVLLSILRKVDISSAVRTSLLSTRWRQLPWLLPELSIDVRHFLPVPCPYSIAANDCQQAMVALTKAAKCLFAKPQRKSTITTLQLQLYLISTFLSDIGPLLGDAIDSALLKDLDLCLLDDLKPGDSSELHMLQLAKDMYGFFNAYPSVFCCLTRLSLHGVCFIELDMHHLLFDCCTQLKHLSLHYCDAGRRSVWKIDAPNSKLSVLQIDTCCFERIDLVCLPELEKLHWDTWVSEYIPLSFGDVPSLGELKLSSALTYYNTVFKLSELLHGTTSIHTLTLDFQGENLWIQPEMKQLYTAFNKLRKLTLRGIFVEFDIIWTTAFLEAAPSLEILIIEAWDHACSAFVNDEERRSVFAERKNPQWEMDFHCSKNGLLKELQFVGFRSLEQQFAFIRALLDRAPNLQAILLKGAEQCKYCDALETKSCCSTESSFPKSEDEQELVARRITDGKSSPRVIFHE, from the exons ATGGAGTCCCCCGTGGCCAAGAAAGCGACG CCAGAGGAGGAAGATAGGTTGAGCGTGCTGATGGATGATGTTTTACTGTCTATCTTGCGGAAAGTCGACATAAGCTCTGCTGTAAGGACGAGTTTGCTGTCAACACGGTGGAGGCAGCTGCCCTGGCTGCTGCCTGAGCTCAGCATTGATGTCAGGCATTTCCTACCTGTTCCATGCCCATACTCGATTGCGGCAAATGACTGTCAGCAAGCTATGGTGGCTCTAACCAAAGCAGCCAAGTGTTTATTTGCTAAACCTCAGAGAAAATCCACCATCACAACACTGCAGCTTCAGCTCTACTTGATCAGCACTTTCTTGAGCGACATTGGCCCACTATTAGGTGATGCGATTGACAGTGCTTTGCTGAAAGATTTGGACCTTTGCCTTCTTGATGATCTGAAACCTGGTGACTCTTCTGAGCTGCACATGCTACAGCTCGCCAAAGACATGTATGGTTTCTTCAATGCCTACCCCAGTGTGTTCTGTTGTCTCACAAGACTTTCTCTTCATGGGGTTTGTTTTATCGAGTTGGATATGCACCATCTCCTGTTTGACTGCTGCACACAACTGAAGCATCTAAGCCTCCATTATTGTGATGCCGGTCGCCGCTCTGTGTGGAAGATAGATGCACCAAACTCAAAACTCAGTGTTCTGCAAATCGACACATGTTGCTTTGAGAGAATTGATTTGGTCTGCCTTCCAGAACTGGAGAAGCTCCATTGGGATACTTGGGTGTCCGAATATATCCCCTTGTCGTTTGGCGATGTCCCGTCTCTTGGGGAACTAAAACTCTCATCTGCTTTAACATATTATAATACAGTATTTAAATTAAGTGAGCTTCTACATGGAACCACAAGCATACATACTCTGACATTGGATTTCCAAGGAGAAAAC CTTTGGATCCAACCTGAAATGAAGCAACTCTACACCGCATTCAACAAGCTAAGGAAGCTGACTTTGCGTGGTATCTTTGTTGAATTTGACATTATATGGACAACAGCCTTCCTTGAGGCGGCACCCTCCTTGGAAATATTAATTATTGAG GCATGGGACCATGCATGCAGCGCATTTGTGAACGATGAGGAAAGAAGGTCGGTATTTGCAGAAAGGAAAAATCCTCAGTGGGAGATGGACTTCCATTGCTCCAAGAACGGGCTACTGAAAGAGCTCCAGTTTGTCGGCTTTAGATCGCTAGAACAGCAGTTTGCGTTTATAAGAGCCTTGCTGGACCGAGCTCCCAACTTGCAGGCGATACTTCTCAAAGGAGCTGAGCAATGCAAGTACTGCGATGCCCTTGAGACCAAGTCGTGTTGTTCAACAGAGTCTTCCTTTCCAAAGAGTGAGGATGAGCAAGAACTGGTGGCGAGGCGAATCACAGATGGCAAATCCTCACCCCGGGTGATTTTCCATGAATGA
- the LOC123087702 gene encoding uncharacterized protein isoform X1, whose product MESPVAKKATQPEEEDRLSVLMDDVLLSILRKVDISSAVRTSLLSTRWRQLPWLLPELSIDVRHFLPVPCPYSIAANDCQQAMVALTKAAKCLFAKPQRKSTITTLQLQLYLISTFLSDIGPLLGDAIDSALLKDLDLCLLDDLKPGDSSELHMLQLAKDMYGFFNAYPSVFCCLTRLSLHGVCFIELDMHHLLFDCCTQLKHLSLHYCDAGRRSVWKIDAPNSKLSVLQIDTCCFERIDLVCLPELEKLHWDTWVSEYIPLSFGDVPSLGELKLSSALTYYNTVFKLSELLHGTTSIHTLTLDFQGENLWIQPEMKQLYTAFNKLRKLTLRGIFVEFDIIWTTAFLEAAPSLEILIIEAWDHACSAFVNDEERRSVFAERKNPQWEMDFHCSKNGLLKELQFVGFRSLEQQFAFIRALLDRAPNLQAILLKGAEQCKYCDALETKSCCSTESSFPKSEDEQELVARRITDGKSSPRVIFHE is encoded by the exons ATGGAGTCCCCCGTGGCCAAGAAAGCGACG CAGCCAGAGGAGGAAGATAGGTTGAGCGTGCTGATGGATGATGTTTTACTGTCTATCTTGCGGAAAGTCGACATAAGCTCTGCTGTAAGGACGAGTTTGCTGTCAACACGGTGGAGGCAGCTGCCCTGGCTGCTGCCTGAGCTCAGCATTGATGTCAGGCATTTCCTACCTGTTCCATGCCCATACTCGATTGCGGCAAATGACTGTCAGCAAGCTATGGTGGCTCTAACCAAAGCAGCCAAGTGTTTATTTGCTAAACCTCAGAGAAAATCCACCATCACAACACTGCAGCTTCAGCTCTACTTGATCAGCACTTTCTTGAGCGACATTGGCCCACTATTAGGTGATGCGATTGACAGTGCTTTGCTGAAAGATTTGGACCTTTGCCTTCTTGATGATCTGAAACCTGGTGACTCTTCTGAGCTGCACATGCTACAGCTCGCCAAAGACATGTATGGTTTCTTCAATGCCTACCCCAGTGTGTTCTGTTGTCTCACAAGACTTTCTCTTCATGGGGTTTGTTTTATCGAGTTGGATATGCACCATCTCCTGTTTGACTGCTGCACACAACTGAAGCATCTAAGCCTCCATTATTGTGATGCCGGTCGCCGCTCTGTGTGGAAGATAGATGCACCAAACTCAAAACTCAGTGTTCTGCAAATCGACACATGTTGCTTTGAGAGAATTGATTTGGTCTGCCTTCCAGAACTGGAGAAGCTCCATTGGGATACTTGGGTGTCCGAATATATCCCCTTGTCGTTTGGCGATGTCCCGTCTCTTGGGGAACTAAAACTCTCATCTGCTTTAACATATTATAATACAGTATTTAAATTAAGTGAGCTTCTACATGGAACCACAAGCATACATACTCTGACATTGGATTTCCAAGGAGAAAAC CTTTGGATCCAACCTGAAATGAAGCAACTCTACACCGCATTCAACAAGCTAAGGAAGCTGACTTTGCGTGGTATCTTTGTTGAATTTGACATTATATGGACAACAGCCTTCCTTGAGGCGGCACCCTCCTTGGAAATATTAATTATTGAG GCATGGGACCATGCATGCAGCGCATTTGTGAACGATGAGGAAAGAAGGTCGGTATTTGCAGAAAGGAAAAATCCTCAGTGGGAGATGGACTTCCATTGCTCCAAGAACGGGCTACTGAAAGAGCTCCAGTTTGTCGGCTTTAGATCGCTAGAACAGCAGTTTGCGTTTATAAGAGCCTTGCTGGACCGAGCTCCCAACTTGCAGGCGATACTTCTCAAAGGAGCTGAGCAATGCAAGTACTGCGATGCCCTTGAGACCAAGTCGTGTTGTTCAACAGAGTCTTCCTTTCCAAAGAGTGAGGATGAGCAAGAACTGGTGGCGAGGCGAATCACAGATGGCAAATCCTCACCCCGGGTGATTTTCCATGAATGA
- the LOC123087703 gene encoding phytosulfokine receptor 2-like yields MAKCGLLFLFLAFLLPAARATSCHPDDLRALRGFAGNLSGGAVLLRAAWSGASCCVWEGVSCDGTSGRVTALRLPGHGLVGPIPGASLAGLARLEELNLANNKLVGTIPSWIGELDHLCYLDLSDNSLVGEVPKSLIRLKGLVIVGRSLGMVFTNMPLYVKRNRRTLDEQPNTISGSNNTVRSGSTNVVSGNDNTVISGNNNNVAGSNNTVVTGNNNTVTGSNHIVSGDKHIVTDNNNAVSGNDNNVSGSFHTVSGSHNTVSGTNNTVSGSNHVVSGSNKVVGDQ; encoded by the coding sequence ATGGCAAAATGCGGGCTGCTGTTCCTGTTCTTGGCATTCCTCTTGCCGGCGGCGCGTGCGACGTCTTGCCACCCCGATGACCTCCGTGCGCTACGGGGCTTCGCCGGAAACCTCAGTGGTGGGGCTGTCCTCCTCCGTGCTGCCTGGTCTGGTGCCTCCTGCTGCGTCTGGGAAGGCGTGAGCTGCGACGGCACTAGCGGCCGTGTCACGGCGCTGCGGCTCCCTGGGCACGGCCTTGTGGGGCCCATCCCAGGAGCATCCTTGGCAGGCCTTGCACGGCTAGAGGAGCTCAACCTTGCCAACAACAAACTGGTCGGTACCATCCCATCGTGGATTGGCGAGCTTGATCACCTTTGCTACTTGGATCTGTCGGATAATTCATTGGTTGGCGAGGTACCCAAGAGTTTGATACGGCTCAAGGGTCTCGTCATCGTTGGTCGTTCACTAGGTATGGTTTTTACGAACATGCCATTGTATGTGAAGCGTAATAGAAGAACACTCGacgaacaaccaaatacaatatcTGGGAGCAACAACACTGTCAGATCTGGAAGCACCAACGTTGTTTCTGGGAATGACAACACTGTCATATCCGGGAATAACAACAATGTGGCTGGTAGCAACAACACTGTCGTAACCGGGAACAACAATACCGTAACTGGTAGCAACCATATTGTATCTGGGGACAAACATATCGTGACTGACAATAACAATGCCGTATCCGGGAATGACAATAATGTATCTGGGAGCTTCCATACCGTATCCGGGAGCCACAATACTGTATCTGGGACCAACAACACTGTATCCGGAAGCAACCATGTCGTATCTGGGAGCAACAAAGTCGTAGGAGATCAATGA
- the LOC123084118 gene encoding uncharacterized protein produces MGVFARKTKGCAGPTSDAGRVGQPRWAGPRFGIGNLRNGPIPLCQKTQSHWAKAAAADAADPMAGSRRRRRRGRARLPQQGAEPSPQAETALSSTREVTTVERTSKNACPASASTSLPLSGPHVCADLLDSLLQEILLHEIIALFDSFYDFLAFIGTCRSWRAAVSTFPSVHTFSFPPLHFKPDGPYVHPHSGPIKPILLSDCKWQLSDPSKKNSSLACSVPKNSPNKMHYLGCSYGYLIFSYKVHCLLVDVYTGSKVMPPKLPRNSDLGYFCGIGILTAPSISPNSRLLLFSRDSMFEWQVGTNSWSEHTLTLDNERIYQIVFFKDDIFVVDAVLRLHTIHLTPQFSMQEIAIK; encoded by the exons ATGGGAGTATTCGCTAGAAAAACAAAAGGCTGCGCTGGTCCAACCAGCGATGCGGGCCGGGTGGGCCAGCCTCGCTGGGCTGGTCCTCGTTTTGGGATCGGGAACCTACGCAACGGCCCAATTCCCCTATGCCAAAAGACACAGTCGCATTGGGCGAAAGCCGCCGCCGCGGACGCGGCGGACCCGATGgccggaagccgccgccgccgccgccgcggaagaGCGCGGCTGCCGCAGCAGGGTGCCGAACCCTCGCCGCAGGCAGAGACCGCTCTCAGCTCCAC CAGAGAAGTTACCACTGTGGAGAGAACCTCGAAGAACGCCTGCCCTGCTTCAGCCTCTACCTCCTTGCCTTTGTCTGGCCCTCATGTTTGTGCAGATCTCCTGGACAGCCTGCTTCAAGAAATTCTGCTTCATGAAATTATTGCTCTGTTTGACTCATTCTATGACTTCCTTGCATTCATTGGCACCTGCCGCTCTTGGCGCGCTGCAGTCTCTACCTTTCCCTCTGTGCATACATTCAGCTTCCCGCCGCTCCACTTCAAACCAGATGGTCCTTATGTTCATCCACATAGCGGCCCTATCAAGCCCATCCTTTTATCTGATTGCAAATGGCAGCTCAGTGATCCTAGCAAGAAAAACTCATCTCTTGCGTGTTCAGTGCCTAAAAATAGTCCAAATAAAATGCACTATTTGGGCTGCTCGTATGGGTATCTTATCTTCTCCTACAAGGTTCACTGCCTCCTTGTCGATGTGTACACTGGTAGCAAGGTGATGCCCCCCAAACTCCCACGTAACAGTGATCTTGGGTACTTTTGTGGCATAGGCATCCTTACGGCCCCATCGATTTCACCCAACTCTCGCCTCCTCCTTTTCTCAAGAGATTCCATGTTTGAGTGGCAGGTTGGAACAAACTCCTGGTCAGAGCACACCCTTACTCTTGATAATGAACGCATCTATCAGATTGTGTTCTTCAAAGATGATATCTTTGTCGTAGATGCTGTTCTCAGGCTCCACACTATACACCTGACACCTCAGTTCAGCATGCAAGAAATAGCAATTAAATAG